A region of the Littorina saxatilis isolate snail1 linkage group LG12, US_GU_Lsax_2.0, whole genome shotgun sequence genome:
ATCTGCcgttttagatttttttttcataaacTGTAACATGGAAATGAACATccttttcaagactccctcccttttaaaacctgatcagatttttaggtcttaaaactAAAGGGGGTTTCCAATGTACCAATAATCATACTCAAACcacaaaaataccaataattcAACTGTATATAAATGCTGCTGCTAAGTGATATGGCATTTATACAGCTCTCAACCAAAAGCAACTATTCATCAAAGAATGGGAGCCCCAGGAGTGAATGGGAAAATAAAGTGTAAACAAGCATAATGCAtgtcaagaaaaaaacccactgaatATCACTTACAGCAGCCAACTGTCTTCCGATGTTGCCCATGGTAACACCTCCAGAGAAAAATACACAGGGAAGCCAGGAGCGCACAAACaagaaatcaggttcagtgtACCTGAAAACACAAGAAACGGGTAAAATTAAAAACCAAACATAAAACTGATCAGACATTTACCTAAAAATACTTAATATCCTGATTCCAAAATGGATTGTACATGTAACAACTTGGAGACACATAAAAGCTCATGGGCATAACTTGTTGGACTCAACCCCCAAAAGTTAGTCCTGAAGTGTAGGACCAAGAAAGCCAGGGCAGACAAAcagctcagtcagtagcggcgctggctttgaAACCAGTTTGTCATTAacagcgtgggttcgaatcccgggttcggcaagggatttattttccggagtcaactttgtgctgactctcctcagtgtccaAACACCGGTGTGCAGACATGTGcatgataaagatcccaagtttaCAGCCAAAGTCTTGGAGCTTTccatggagagaaaaaaagaagaaaattggATAGCGCTGTATTGTTTGGCAGCTTGCTTTCCTCCAGGGAGAATTTCAATGATGGTAACCTCAAAGGACTATATTATACCATACCTTACTTTAGCCCAAACAAACTTGTCCCTTACGAATAAAaggattctttctttatttggtgtttaacgtcgttttcaaccgttcaaggttatatcgcgacggggaaagggggggagatagagccacttgttgtttcttgttcacaaaagcactagtcaaaaaattgctccaggggcatgcaacgtagtacaatatatgaccttattgggagaatgcaagtttccagtacaaaggacttaacatttaaTAAAAGGATTGAAAGCAAGGTTTCAACCTAGGATTTGTGATCAGCAACCCCAATCAGACACGactttctgattttttttatactgAAATTACTAATAGTGAGCAAAGCTGTGgtttattactatttttgtcgcacacacaaaatcccATCAGCTAGGGCTCTGAAAAGAACATTTTAAATGTATATATAAAAATCTCTGAAAGCTTTCTGTCACAACAATAAACattaaatacaaacaaacacccacctGTATACATCGTTGTAGACCAAAAGTTGTGTTACGAATGTAGCCAGCACTGCAATGCCCACACCGAGCCCAAAGCCACTGCGTGATCGGTCAAACAGCCACCACAGACCAATGGACATAGCTGCCAAGCTGACAGACAGCTGAATATTGTTGGCAAAATCAATTTTCTGTACCAAGTCAAGGAAAGCTCTGTTCACTTTTTTTCATTCAGGGTAAGGGTTAAAGGTATTTTATTTACAACAATCATGTAAAGCACCACAGATGTGTCATTGAATGAAACAAGGCCATCctgccacttggacacataccacgaGTCAACAACATGGCTGCTTTTGTGTGAAGAACAGGATTCCTTTTTAAGCTTAACTAATTTCACAGTTTGACATGAGTGTtaataacaaaatgattaaAGTTTAAAATCCTCGACCTACACAAACAGCAGCCAGACTGTAGATGtttgctatgtgtgtgtgtgaatgaaaggATACTCAAACGCCTGTAGGGTTCAGTCTGGGAGAACAAGACAATGGGTCATTTtaccccctcaaccaaattctaaTGGGACATAATCGAAGACGTGAGAAGCGCTACTTGGGCTGAGGGGGTTCCTGTGGCATACAAACAGTAACACCCCCGCCCCACAAAATCTCTTTTGTCGAAAGAGGCTAAATTGCGTGATCTGGTGCAGTCCGACCCATTGTGTCATGTTACCACATCTTGTGTGTCTGTACTGGTGTGTTGCTTTGCTCATTACAAATGCTGTACTCGAAGAAAACTGTGCATAGCAGTGTTACTTAATCTTGATGTACCTTTCGACTCGTTGAAAAGAATTCTTATTGGTCACACCAAAAGCAAATGGAGCATTGTTAAATTGAACCCTGCATGTGTCTGTATACAGATCTATGTTGAAGATTAGATGCTTTATACGAaaaggaaggtatctttaatCAGGTAAAGGTACTAAcatacgcacatgcacacattaATCGCACTTCCTTTCTTTCAAATCCATTCATAATCTAGTTATCTCCATTAAAATGTAACAGTATCACTCAGTCAGTATAGAGTATGCTGTGTGCAAAAAGGATACAGCACTGGCATGGTTGATTcccacaaaaacagcaacacaGCGCATCACACTGGACCACTCGCCCTTGGTACAGATGTCTTCTCCCAGGTACTTGTCTAGACACGGGTATAGTAAACCAATcacagctgcaacaaaaagcaagtGGATTAGAGCCTTTAGTTTTAGAACACACTCGCAAACACTGCGAAGCCTTCTATGCTAAAagaactcacctcagcaactACAGGAGAGCACTACTACGAGTAcagttgtatttttttttttttaatgaacctTGATTGAAAAATCAACCCCACTTCCAAAACCTTGCTGTTTCAGATTTTACttaatctctgtaaatttacttccCCTCTAAGAGTAAGACTCCTTCTTTTCAAAACTCTGACTTTCAAGGTCTTAAAGTTAAAACTACAAAGGGAGTTGCAGTGTATCGCAAAATAATACTGATACAGTGATACTGTTATAACTACACTTCAAGAAAACATAAGTCATAAGTAAAagtaaaaatgacaaaactcgaTTTTGCAAAGAAAGTTACGACACGACGGAACACAGCTTGCATGAGGCTAGACCTTAAACTTCTTATAGAAAGTAACCAACATACCGACGCAATTGTTTTCTCCCAATATGCTAACATTAACAAGCACAGATACCTACCAGCAGCAGTGCCACAGCTTGGTGCCACCCACCAGGCCGAAGAAAAGAGGGACGCCAGAACTTCAGGAGGGAAGATCGTCACCTGCCGCTGGACTTGCAGCAGGTTGAGCACCAGGGAGAAAAACACTCCCAATGTGAAGAGGACAGAGCCGCGCAGAACTAAACACTTTGTTGACACCATCTTGGACTTGACCGTTCACACTGATCAACCTGAATCAAGttataaacaagaggcgaagccttcaaggctcacgtaagaaatcgacaaacagtaacacaaactcaatcactccgtcacacatacacacacacacacacacacacacacacacacacacacacacacacacacacacacacacacacagtaagcataggtgaaactatgcaagaaagcgagaccctggatctgccaagaagtctcggcccgctcacaataacaatgaccgagactttcagtaattcctttgcgtgacgtctaaccctcttacgtcatactgtgacgtcttcaaatagtttctatcacacacgtcgaacacttttgaccgagactgacgtaatccataga
Encoded here:
- the LOC138981701 gene encoding insulin-induced gene 2 protein-like, with product MVSTKCLVLRGSVLFTLGVFFSLVLNLLQVQRQVTIFPPEVLASLFSSAWWVAPSCGTAAAVIGLLYPCLDKYLGEDICTKGEWSSVMRCVAVFVGINHASAKIDFANNIQLSVSLAAMSIGLWWLFDRSRSGFGLGVGIAVLATFVTQLLVYNDVYRYTEPDFLFVRSWLPCVFFSGGVTMGNIGRQLAAYDADADRKKAKVD